Proteins encoded in a region of the Cygnus olor isolate bCygOlo1 chromosome 4, bCygOlo1.pri.v2, whole genome shotgun sequence genome:
- the ETNPPL gene encoding ethanolamine-phosphate phospho-lyase isoform X2, producing the protein MSEALRKSRPSCKVFFAKDPLKIVRAQGQYMFDETGEKYLDCINNVAHVGHSHPYVIKAATKQMELLNTNSRFLHDNLVQYAQHLTATLPEKLSVCYFVNSGSEANDLALRLARQYHGHQDVITLENAYHGHVTSLIDISPYKFNQLGKDSKKEFVHVAPSPDIYRGKYREDHPDPASAYAEEVKKIIEETQKKGRKIAAFIAESMQSCGGQVIPPVGYFQKVAEYVRAAGGVFIADEVQVGFGRVGKHFWAFQLQGEDFVPDIVTMGKPIGNGHPMSCVVTTREIAESFGASGLEYFNTFGGNPVSCAIGLAVLEVIEKEDLQGNATRVGNYLLELLAEQKEKHPLVGDIRGVGLFVGVDLVKDQQKRTPATAEALHLIYKLKEQKILLSADGPHRNVLKFKPPMCFTMENAKHVVEKIDVLLTEIEEATGMKTGNDISANAQCKRKTNEGSSQAEPANESTSHMNGAVCRQENGFYPEKCSVPSKRIIT; encoded by the exons ATGTCAGAGGCCTTACGGAAGTCCAG GCCTTCCTGCAAAGTTTTCTTTGCCAAGGACCCTCTGAAGATAGTGCGTGCTCAGGGCCAATATATGTTTGATGagactggagaaaaatactTAGACTGTATCAACAATGTTGCACATG ttgGCCACAGCCATCCATATGTGATAAAGGCTGCAACAAAACAGATGGAACTGCTCAATACAAACTCCCGGTTCCTGCATGACAACCTCGTTCAGTACGCTCAGCATCTTACGGCTACCCTGCCAGAGAAACTCTCTGTGTGCTATTTTGTTAACTCTGG GTCTGAAGCAAATGATCTGGCTTTACGACTGGCCCGGCAGTACCACGGACACCAAGATGTGATCACCCTTGAAAA TGCTTACCATGGCCATGTTACATCTCTGATTGACATCAGTCCCTATAAATTTAATCAGCTGGGAAAGGACAGCAAGAAGGAGTTTGTGCATGTG GCTCCTTCTCCAGATATCTACAGAGGGAAATATAGGGAAGACCACCCAGATCCAGCAAGCGCTTATGCTGAAGAGGTGAAAAAGATTAttgaagaaacacagaagaaaggacGCAAG atTGCTGCTTTCATAGCTGAATCCATGCAGAGTTGTGGAGGCCAAGTAATTCCACCTGTGGGCTATTTCCAGAAAGTGGCAGA GTATGTgcgtgcagcaggaggtgtATTCATAGCTGATGAGGTCCAGGTTGGCTTTGGCAGAGTTGGGAAGCATTTCTGGGCTTTTCAACTGCAAGGTGAAGACTTTGTGCCTGACATTGTCACCATGGGAAAACCCATTGGCAATGGCCATCCTATGTCTTGTGTGGTCACAACAAGGGAAATTGCTGAAAGTTTTGGTGCCTCTGGTTTGGAGTATTTCAATACT TTTGGAGGCAACCCAGTGTCTTGTGCAATTGGTTTGGCTGTACTGGAGGTAATAGAAAAagaagatctccaaggaaatGCTACACGTGTAGGAAATTATCTCCTAGAATTGCTGGCTGAACAAAAGGAGAAGCATCCCTTAGTGGGAGATATCAG GGGTGTTGGATTGTTTGTTGGAGTGGATCTGGTGAAGGACCAACAAAAGAGAACACCAGCCACAGCTGAAGCTCTTCACCTTATTTAcaa gctgaaagagcagaaaatccTCCTTAGTGCAGATGGACCACACAGAAATGTACTAAAATTTAAACCACCAATGTGTTTCACTatggaaaatgcaaaacatgtAGTGGAGAAAATTGATGTACTTCTCACAG aaattgaAGAGGCAACTGGAATGAAGACGGGAAATGACATATCTGCAAATGCacaatgtaaaagaaaa aCTAATGAAGGGAGTTCTCAAGCAGAGCCTGCAAATGAAAGCACTAGCCATATGAATGGAGCTGTCTGCAGACAAGAAAATGGTTTTTACCCTGAAAAATGCTCAGTGCCAAGTAAAAGAATAATAACTTGA
- the ETNPPL gene encoding ethanolamine-phosphate phospho-lyase isoform X1, translated as MPGGMEERYSKAETLALRRKHIGPSCKVFFAKDPLKIVRAQGQYMFDETGEKYLDCINNVAHVGHSHPYVIKAATKQMELLNTNSRFLHDNLVQYAQHLTATLPEKLSVCYFVNSGSEANDLALRLARQYHGHQDVITLENAYHGHVTSLIDISPYKFNQLGKDSKKEFVHVAPSPDIYRGKYREDHPDPASAYAEEVKKIIEETQKKGRKIAAFIAESMQSCGGQVIPPVGYFQKVAEYVRAAGGVFIADEVQVGFGRVGKHFWAFQLQGEDFVPDIVTMGKPIGNGHPMSCVVTTREIAESFGASGLEYFNTFGGNPVSCAIGLAVLEVIEKEDLQGNATRVGNYLLELLAEQKEKHPLVGDIRGVGLFVGVDLVKDQQKRTPATAEALHLIYKLKEQKILLSADGPHRNVLKFKPPMCFTMENAKHVVEKIDVLLTEIEEATGMKTGNDISANAQCKRKTNEGSSQAEPANESTSHMNGAVCRQENGFYPEKCSVPSKRIIT; from the exons ATGCCGGGCGGGATGGAGGAGCGCTACAGCAAGGCAGAGACCCTCGCCCTGCGGAGGAAGCACATCGG GCCTTCCTGCAAAGTTTTCTTTGCCAAGGACCCTCTGAAGATAGTGCGTGCTCAGGGCCAATATATGTTTGATGagactggagaaaaatactTAGACTGTATCAACAATGTTGCACATG ttgGCCACAGCCATCCATATGTGATAAAGGCTGCAACAAAACAGATGGAACTGCTCAATACAAACTCCCGGTTCCTGCATGACAACCTCGTTCAGTACGCTCAGCATCTTACGGCTACCCTGCCAGAGAAACTCTCTGTGTGCTATTTTGTTAACTCTGG GTCTGAAGCAAATGATCTGGCTTTACGACTGGCCCGGCAGTACCACGGACACCAAGATGTGATCACCCTTGAAAA TGCTTACCATGGCCATGTTACATCTCTGATTGACATCAGTCCCTATAAATTTAATCAGCTGGGAAAGGACAGCAAGAAGGAGTTTGTGCATGTG GCTCCTTCTCCAGATATCTACAGAGGGAAATATAGGGAAGACCACCCAGATCCAGCAAGCGCTTATGCTGAAGAGGTGAAAAAGATTAttgaagaaacacagaagaaaggacGCAAG atTGCTGCTTTCATAGCTGAATCCATGCAGAGTTGTGGAGGCCAAGTAATTCCACCTGTGGGCTATTTCCAGAAAGTGGCAGA GTATGTgcgtgcagcaggaggtgtATTCATAGCTGATGAGGTCCAGGTTGGCTTTGGCAGAGTTGGGAAGCATTTCTGGGCTTTTCAACTGCAAGGTGAAGACTTTGTGCCTGACATTGTCACCATGGGAAAACCCATTGGCAATGGCCATCCTATGTCTTGTGTGGTCACAACAAGGGAAATTGCTGAAAGTTTTGGTGCCTCTGGTTTGGAGTATTTCAATACT TTTGGAGGCAACCCAGTGTCTTGTGCAATTGGTTTGGCTGTACTGGAGGTAATAGAAAAagaagatctccaaggaaatGCTACACGTGTAGGAAATTATCTCCTAGAATTGCTGGCTGAACAAAAGGAGAAGCATCCCTTAGTGGGAGATATCAG GGGTGTTGGATTGTTTGTTGGAGTGGATCTGGTGAAGGACCAACAAAAGAGAACACCAGCCACAGCTGAAGCTCTTCACCTTATTTAcaa gctgaaagagcagaaaatccTCCTTAGTGCAGATGGACCACACAGAAATGTACTAAAATTTAAACCACCAATGTGTTTCACTatggaaaatgcaaaacatgtAGTGGAGAAAATTGATGTACTTCTCACAG aaattgaAGAGGCAACTGGAATGAAGACGGGAAATGACATATCTGCAAATGCacaatgtaaaagaaaa aCTAATGAAGGGAGTTCTCAAGCAGAGCCTGCAAATGAAAGCACTAGCCATATGAATGGAGCTGTCTGCAGACAAGAAAATGGTTTTTACCCTGAAAAATGCTCAGTGCCAAGTAAAAGAATAATAACTTGA